From Dehalococcoidia bacterium:
ATGAGCAGCGCCAGCGCCGCGCTGCCGGCGTTGAGGCCGAAGATTGAGCCGAAGAGCACCGCCGGCCCGGCCGTGCCGTTGCCGCCGCTGCGCCGCGTGGTGTAAATGGCGAGAAAGAGCACGCCCAGCCCCAGCAGCCAGGCGAAGACGCTGCCGATCACGATGTCGTCGGCGCGGCCGCGGGCGCCCAGCAGCCCCATGCCCAGCGCCACCGCGACGGTGATGCCGAACAGCCCCAGCCGCGCGTCCAGACCGAGGGCGAGCGCCGCCAGCGCCCCGGTGAAGGCGGCGTGGCTGAGCGCGTCGCCCGTGAAGACCTGGCCGCGCAGGACGGCGAAGTAGCCAACCAGGCCGCAGGCCAGCGCCACGCCTGTGCCCGCGATGAAGCCGTAGCGGATGAAGGGATGGCCCAGCATCTGCACGAGGCCGCCGGCGGGATCGAGCAGCAGCGCAATCATGCCGCCGCCTCCGCGGGCCGGCGCCGCAAGATACGGCCACTCTGCGCCGTGCGGCTCTGGCTCAGGCGCGCGAGCAGATAGGCGGCGAAGGCGAAGCTGGTGATGAAGAAACCGACAGGATAGTCGGAGTAGTAGGAAGCGGCGAGACCGGCCCAGGTGATCGCCAGGCCGAGGCCAACCGCCAGCGCCAGGCTCTTCAGCGGGTTCGGTGTGACCAATTGCGCCGTGGCCGGGGGCACAACCAGCAACGCGAAGACCAGAAGCGTGCCGGTGATCTGGCTCGCCTCGGCGGCGGCCACGCCCAGCAGCACGAGGAACAGCAACGACAGCGCCCGCAGCGGCACGCCGTGCGCCGCCGCCACGTCGGCGTCGATCGAGGCGAAGAGCAACGGCCGGCCGATCGCCGCCAGCCCAAGCGGCGCCGTGATCCCAAGCAGCAACAGCGCCAGCACCTGCCCGTCCGTGACGCCGAGGAAGCTGCCGAACAGCAGCGCGTTCACGCCGATGAGCAGGCCGTGGTAGAGGCTGATGAAGAGGAAGCCGCCGGCGAGCGCCATCGCCTGCACGGCGCCGACCACGGCGGACTCATCGCTGAAGCCGCGCGCCGCGCGCCCGCGCGGCAGCAGGGCGATGATCAGCGCCGCGGCGATACAGAAGGCGAAGAAGCCGAGCGTTGCGCTCACGCCCAGCAGCGTGGCGCCCGCCGCGCCGGGAAAGCCGACCAGGGCGAGCGTGTGCCCGACGAAGCTCTCGCCGCGCAGCACCATGAACCAGCGGATCAGCGCCGCCGCGATCGCCACGATCGTGCCCGCGCGGAAGGCGTTCACCATGAAGTGATAGGCAAACAGCCCCTGCAGATCTGCCGCCAGGTTCCAGGAGAGATCGCCGGCGTCAGCGAGTGGCATGGGCGCCGTGTCCTCCCGCGTCGAAGGCGCCCGCTGGTTCGCCCACGACCACGAGCCGCCCGTCCGACGCCGTGAGCACTTCGATGCGCGTGGCGTAGAGGCGACTCAGCGTTTCCGTGGTGATCACCTGCTGGACCGTGCCCGTAACCACGTTGCCGCGCGCCACGTAGACGACCTGGTCGAGGTAGCCGACGATCGGGTTGACGTCGTGCGCGACCATCAGCACGGTGACGCCCTGCTCGCGGCAGATCTGCTGAATCAGCGCGGCGATCGCCCCCTGGTTGCTGATGTCGAGGCTCTCCAGCGGCTCGTCCAGCAGCAGCAGCTCGGGCCGGCGGGCGAGCGCCTGCGCGATCAGCAGCCGTTGCTGCTCCCCGCCCGAAAGCTGGCCGATCGGCCGCCCGGCGTACGCCGTGCCGCCCACCAGCGCAATCAGCTCGGACACACGACGCCGCGCCGCGCGCTCGTGTTGGGTGCAGAAGCGGCCCAGCCGCGGCAGCGGCACACCCCAGCGCGAGCCGTCCAACCCCAGCCGCACGATGTCGACGCCGCGGATGCGCAGCGAGGCGTCGAAGCTGCGGCGCTGTGGCAGGTAGCCCACGCGCCGGTTGCCGCTGCCCGGCGGCTTGCCGAGCACGCGGATCTCGCCGGCGACGAGCGGCTGCAGGCCCAGCACCGCCTTGAGCAGCGTAGACTTGCCCGCGCCGTTGGGGCCGAGGATGGCGGTGAAGCTGCCGCGGGGGATCGCCAGGTTTACGTCCTGCCAGATCGTGCGGCCGCCCAGCCGCACCGCCGCGCCATGCACAACCACGGCGCTGTCGCCCATACTGGCCGGCATGGGCGCGGCGCCGCGCTGGGCTGGTTGTATCGCTGTCTCCTGCACGGAGCGCCTCACTTTCCCGTCGCCTGGGCAAGCGCGGCAGCCAGCGCCTGGAGCTGGGCCGATTGCCACGCCTGGAAGGTCGCCGTCGCCGGCGTCAGCGTCTCCGTTACCGCGACCACGGGGATGTTCGCCGCCCTGGCGGCGTTCACCAGGTTCTGCACGTCGGGCGTCGCGTTCTGGCTGTTGTAGACGTAGACGGCGATCTGCTTGCTCTTGATCTGCCGGTCCGCCGTCGCCTTGTCCGCGGCGCTCGGGTCGCTGCCTTCGCTCACCGCGTCGAGGAAGGACTCCGGCGTAAGCAGCTTGAGGCCCAGCGCCTGCGCCAGCGGCACGAAGACGCTCTCCGAGGCGCCAACCGGCGTGCCCGCGTAGCGCTGCTCGATCTGCTGAATCAGCGCGG
This genomic window contains:
- a CDS encoding metal ABC transporter permease; this encodes MIALLLDPAGGLVQMLGHPFIRYGFIAGTGVALACGLVGYFAVLRGQVFTGDALSHAAFTGALAALALGLDARLGLFGITVAVALGMGLLGARGRADDIVIGSVFAWLLGLGVLFLAIYTTRRSGGNGTAGPAVLFGSIFGLNAGSAALALLIGLITGGLLLALARPLLFASVDEAVAAAQGVPVRAIGLALLALIGLAAAEGAQVVGALLVLGLLAAPAAAAQRLVARPYTGLALSAGLALAAMWAGLTLSYAVPKLPPSFAIIAAASLIYALAALLPWLRQAFGRRAAPAG
- a CDS encoding ATP-binding cassette domain-containing protein; protein product: MPASMGDSAVVVHGAAVRLGGRTIWQDVNLAIPRGSFTAILGPNGAGKSTLLKAVLGLQPLVAGEIRVLGKPPGSGNRRVGYLPQRRSFDASLRIRGVDIVRLGLDGSRWGVPLPRLGRFCTQHERAARRRVSELIALVGGTAYAGRPIGQLSGGEQQRLLIAQALARRPELLLLDEPLESLDISNQGAIAALIQQICREQGVTVLMVAHDVNPIVGYLDQVVYVARGNVVTGTVQQVITTETLSRLYATRIEVLTASDGRLVVVGEPAGAFDAGGHGAHATR
- a CDS encoding metal ABC transporter permease, with protein sequence MPLADAGDLSWNLAADLQGLFAYHFMVNAFRAGTIVAIAAALIRWFMVLRGESFVGHTLALVGFPGAAGATLLGVSATLGFFAFCIAAALIIALLPRGRAARGFSDESAVVGAVQAMALAGGFLFISLYHGLLIGVNALLFGSFLGVTDGQVLALLLLGITAPLGLAAIGRPLLFASIDADVAAAHGVPLRALSLLFLVLLGVAAAEASQITGTLLVFALLVVPPATAQLVTPNPLKSLALAVGLGLAITWAGLAASYYSDYPVGFFITSFAFAAYLLARLSQSRTAQSGRILRRRPAEAAA